The following are encoded in a window of Chiloscyllium plagiosum isolate BGI_BamShark_2017 chromosome 11, ASM401019v2, whole genome shotgun sequence genomic DNA:
- the LOC122554112 gene encoding guanine nucleotide-binding protein G(I)/G(S)/G(O) subunit gamma-5-like: protein MSATANLGTTRKMVQQLRSELAINRLKVSQAAADLKQFCLQNAQQDPLLTGIHPNTNPFRPAKPCLLL, encoded by the exons ATGTCAGCTACAGCGAACCTGGGCACCACCAGGAAGATGGTCCAGCAACTGCGCTCCGAGCTGGCCATTAACAGgctgaag GTATCTCAAGCAGCTGCAGATCTGAAGCAGTTCTGTCTGCAGAATGCCCAGCAGGATCCATTATTGACGGGAATACATCCAAACACCAATCCTTTCCGGCCAGCCAAACCCTGTTTGCTGTTGTAG